In Humulus lupulus chromosome 7, drHumLupu1.1, whole genome shotgun sequence, the following are encoded in one genomic region:
- the LOC133792688 gene encoding uncharacterized protein LOC133792688 — protein MSKVSSTLLLLLISLSILVAITEAAPKPKKPKKVKCKDKWYPDCFNKHLYCPEACPTTCFVDCRTCQPLCTQPPPSPPPRSLPPPATTTYPPPPPPQPSLPLPSPPPPPIPTPQSPLPPAPLLPPPPPSSEAAGGKRVRCRNRNYPSCYGLEHTCPSACPDQCEVDCVTCSPVCNCNRPGAVCQDPRFIGGDGLTFYFHGKKDHDFCLVSDSNLHINAHFIGKRSPNMTRDFTWVQSLGILFDNHKLFIGAKKTSAWSDAADRLSLAFDGEPILLPTGAGATWQSRESSVAVSRIEDVNSVQMEVEGNFKIKATVVPITEKESRIHRYGITEEDCFAHLDVSLKFYALSGEVNGVLGQTYGKNYVSRVKMGVAMPVLGGEREFTASSLFAADCAAARFDGKVKSGFEEFVGMECGSGMGGRGVVCKK, from the exons ATGTCTAAGGTTAGCTCAACCTTGCTTTTGCTTCTTATTAGTCTCTCCATCTTGGTGGCCATAACCGAAGCAGCTCCAAAACCAAAAAAGCCCAAGAAAGTGAAGTGCAAGGACAAATGGTATCCAGATTGTTTCAACAAGCACCTCTATTGCCCTGAAGCTTGTCCAACCACCTGCTTCGTTGACTGCCGCACCTGCCAACCCCTTTGTACTCAGCCACCACCCTCCCCGCCACCGCGCTCTCTTCCTCCTCCGGCCACTACTACCTATCCTcctccaccaccaccacaaccatcATTGCCTCTTCCTTCTCCTCCACCACCACCCATCCCCACTCCTCAGTCGCCTCTGCCCCCTGCTCCTTTGCTGCCACCGCCACCTCCGTCGTCAGAGGCTGCCGGAGGAAAAAGAGTGAGATGTAGGAACAGGAACTACCCTAGCTGCTATGGCTTGGAACATACTTGTCCTAGCGCTTGCCCTGACCAATGTGAGGTCGACTGTGTTACCTGCAGTCCTGTTTGCA ATTGCAATAGGCCAGGTGCTGTGTGTCAAGATCCACGCTTCATTGGCGGCGATGGACTCACCTTCTACTTCCACGGCAAGAAAGACCACGACTTCTGCTTGGTCTCCGACTCCAACCTCCACATCAATGCCCACTTCATCGGAAAACGAAGCCCTAACATGACCAGAGACTTCACCTGGGTCCAATCCCTTGGAATCCTCTTCGACAACCACAAGCTATTCATAGGCGCCAAGAAGACCTCTGCATGGAGCGACGCCGCGGACCGCCTCTCCCTTGCCTTTGACGGAGAGCCCATCCTCCTCCCTACCGGCGCAGGAGCCACGTGGCAGTCTCGTGAGTCTTCGGTGGCTGTGTCAAGAATCGAGGACGTAAATTCGGTTCAGATGGAAGTGGAAGGGAACTTCAAGATCAAAGCCACGGTGGTGCCGATCACCGAGAAGGAGTCGCGGATTCACCGGTATGGGATCACTGAGGAGGACTGCTTTGCCCATCTTGACGTGAGCTTAAAGTTCTATGCGTTGAGTGGGGAAGTGAATGGAGTTCTGGGTCAGACTTATGGGAAGAACTACGTGAGCCGAGTGAAGATGGGAGTGGCCATGCCGGTGCTCGGCGGCGAGAGAGAGTTCACCGCTTCAAGCTTGTTTGCGGCGGATTGCGCGGCGGCGAGATTTGATGGGAAAGTAAAGAGTGGTTTTGAGGAGTTTGTGGGCATGGAGTGTGGGAGTGGAATGGGTGGTCGTGGTGTTGTGTGCAAAAAGTGA
- the LOC133790176 gene encoding ankyrin repeat-containing protein At5g02620-like, whose protein sequence is MDPTLFEAAKNGLSDSSRSTFEKVDPKAQVTIRKDTIMHVAVKHGNKESTQQILDLYPWLLHETNLSGDTPLHIAARLGHSDLVKLITSSLKNDQRGGSAEAGTFPLRALNEKKDTALHNAVKYGHSDVVNSLIKEDPGLVYISNDSGESPLFIAVDKGFHKIAVSILGSISDWSGSCGSGRDNMTVMHAAADYQVVVTKLLQKCNAEILEEKDKRGRTALHYAAYVGNSKVVELFLKHNRSIAYIKDDKGMSAMHIAAMKGHIHVINELVKHCPDVCELLDNNNQTPLHVAVRSGREDTVRNFLHRSDHFDGIMPNEQDNQGNTPLHVAALNGHLGILIMLAKDPRVEKRASNHKGKTVIEIIQSSTQLPIINKRFSIGCLAILGEEERLEKRFDSEITRTSLPNEDLKPQSPINLLDGTQSSDEEEHEKHRKEDGNNNSSNKSWDKNLVEVNLLVATIIASITFAAAVSMPGGYGNPDGMPILRKKLDFKIFLALDSVAFGLAAASMIIHFLFVSFSKLLGRTLSYPFWTIMLLTYFSIAFTVFAFVEAFQASLKQTSGSLPAICALLSFTIPFIIYAIPVFVQYNRHIIMYIKALLTRASRPQ, encoded by the exons ATGGATCCGACTCTATTTGAGGCTGCCAAGAATGGGCTTAGCGATTCTTCTCGGAGCACTTTCGAAAAAGTGGATCCAAAGGCTCAAGTGACCATCCGAAAAGACACTATTATGCATGTAGCGGTCAAACATGGAAACAAAGAATCAACACAGCAAATCCTAGACTTATATCCATGGCTCCTCCATGAGACCAACCTCAGCGGCGACACTCCGCTCCACATCGCGGCAAGGTTAGGGCATTCTGACTTGGTGAAGCTAATTACTAGCTCTCTTAAAAACGACCAACGAGGAGGATCAGCTGAAGCAGGAACATTTCCACTCCGAGCTTTGAATGAGAAGAAAGATACAGCGTTGCACAACGCAGTGAAATATGGACACTCTGATGTGGTCAATTCACTAATCAAGGAAGATCCAGGCTTGGTTTATATCAGCAATGATTCGGGGGAATCACCTCTGTTCATAGCTGTGGATAAAGGATTTCACAAAATTGCTGTCTCCATCTTAGGTTCCATCTCTGATTGGTCTGGTAGTTGCGGATCGGGGAGGGATAACATGACTGTGATGCATGCAGCAGCTGACTATCAAG TGGTTGTGACCAAACTATTACAGAAATGTAATGCTGAAATCTTAGAAGAAAAGGACAAACGTGGAAGGACAGCTCTTCACTACGCTGCATACGTCGGAAATAGCAAAGTTGTGGAGCTATTTTTGAAGCATAACAGATCCATTGCTTACATTAAGGACGACAAAGGCATGTCAGCAATGCACATTGCTGCAATGAAAGGGCATATTCATGTGATAAACGAACTGGTTAAGCATTGCCCAGATGTTTGTGAGTTATTGGACAATAACAACCAAACACCTTTACATGTGGCCGTTCGAAGCGGAAGAGAAGACACAGTAAGGAATTTTCTGCATAGAAGTGATCACTTTGATGGTATTATGCCTAATGAGCAAGACAACCAAGGAAATACGCCATTGCATGTAGCTGCTCTTAATGGGCACCTTGGTattctaattatgctagcaaaAGACCCCAGAGTTGAAAAAAGAGCTAGCAATCACAAGGGGAAGACTGTTATTGAGATTATTCAATCAAGTACGCAGCTGCCTATTATTAACAAG CGTTTCTCGATAGGCTGTTTAGCAATATTAGGAGAAGAAGAGAGGTTGGAAAAAAGATTTGACAGTGAAATTACAAGGACAAGCTTACCAAATGAAGATCTGAAACCACAATCACCGATCAACTTATTAGATGGTACTCAGAGTAGTGATgaagaagaacatgaaaaacataggaaagaagatggtaacaacaacagcagcaataAGTCTTGGGATAAGAACCTAGTCGAAGTCAACTTATTAGTGGCCACAATCATAGCCAGCATCACATTTGCCGCAGCTGTTTCAATGCCTGGGGGCTACGGCAACCCAGATGGCATGCCAATCTTACGAAAAAAACTCGATTTCAAAATCTTTTTGGCACTTGATTCTGTGGCTTTTGGCTTGGCAGCTGCCTCTATGATTATCCACTTTCTGTTTGTGTCCTTTTCAAAACTGTTGGGGAGAACTTTATCCTATCCTTTTTGGACAATAATGCTATTGACATACTTTTCCATCGCATTTACAGTGTTTGCATTCGTTGAAGCCTTTCAAGCCTCCCTGAAACAAACATCTGGGTCTCTTCCAGCAATCTGCGCTCTACTCTCTTTCACTATCCCATTCATTATTTATGCCATTCCTGTTTTTGTTCAATATAACCGCCACATAATAATGTACATCAAGGCCTTATTAACAAGAGCATCAAGGCCTCAGTAA
- the LOC133792689 gene encoding uncharacterized protein LOC133792689, protein MSKVSSTLLLLLMSLSILVATTEAAPKPKKPKKVKCKDKWYPDCFNKHLYCPEACPTTCFVDCRTCQPLCTQPPPSPPPPPTRRPRSPPPPATTSYPPPPQPLSPPPPPQPSLPLPSPPPPPNPTPQSPLPPAPLLPPPPPSSEAAGGKRVRCRNKNYPSCYGLEHTCPSACPDQCEVDCVTCSPVCNCNRPGAVCQDPRFIGGDGLTFYFHGKKDQDFCLVSDSNLHINAHFIGKRNPNMTRDFTWVQSLGILYDNHKIFIGAKKTSAWSDAVDRLSLAFDGEPLLLPTGAGATWQSREPSVAVSRIEDSNSVQIEVEGNFKIKATVVPITEKESQIHRYGITEEDCFAHLDVSFKFYALSGEVNGVLGQTYGKNYVSRVKMGVAMPVLGGEREFTASSLFAVDCAAARFDGKAKSGFEEFVGMECGSGMGGRGVVCKK, encoded by the exons ATGTCTAAGGTTAGCTCAACCTTGCTTTTGCTTCTTATGAGTCTCTCCATCTTGGTGGCCACAACCGAAGCAGCTCCAAAACCAAAAAAGCCTAAGAAAGTGAAGTGCAAAGACAAATGGTATCCAGATTGTTTCAACAAGCACCTCTATTGCCCTGAAGCTTGTCCAACCACCTGCTTTGTTGACTGCCGCACCTGCCAACCCCTTTGTACTCAGCCTCCACCCTCCCCGCCACCGCCCCCAACACGTCGTCCGCGCTCTCCTCCTCCTCCGGCCACCACTTCCTATCCTCCACCACCACAACCATTATCTCCTCCTCCACCACCACAACCATCATTGCCTCTTCCTTCTCCTCCACCACCACCGAACCCCACTCCTCAGTCGCCTCTACCCCCTGCTCCTTTGCTGCCACCGCCACCTCCGTCGTCAGAGGCTGCCGGAGGAAAAAGAGTGAGATGTAGGAACAAGAACTACCCTAGTTGCTATGGCTTGGAACATACTTGTCCTAGCGCTTGCCCTGATCAATGTGAGGTCGACTGTGTTACCTGTAGTCCTGTTTGTA ATTGCAATAGGCCAGGTGCTGTGTGCCAAGATCCACGCTTCATCGGCGGCGACGGACTCACCTTTTACTTTCACGGCAAGAAAGACCAGGACTTTTGCTTAGTCTCCGACTCCAACCTCCACATCAACGCCCACTTCATCGGAAAACGAAACCCTAACATGACCAGAGACTTCACCTGGGTCCAATCCCTCGGAATCCTCTACGACAACCACAAGATCTTCATTGGCGCCAAGAAGACCTCTGCATGGAGCGACGCCGTGGATCGTCTCTCCCTCGCCTTCGATGGAGAGCCCCTCCTTCTCCCTACCGGTGCAGGAGCCACGTGGCAATCTCGTGAGCCTTCGGTGGCTGTGTCAAGAATCGAGGATTCGAATTCAGTTCAGATTGAAGTGGAAGGGAACTTCAAGATCAAAGCCACGGTGGTGCCGATCACCGAGAAGGAGTCGCAGATTCACCGGTATGGGATCACTGAGGAGGACTGCTTTGCCCATCTTGACGTGAGCTTCAAATTCTATGCGTTGAGTGGGGAAGTGAATGGAGTTCTGGGTCAGACTTATGGGAAGAACTACGTGAGCCGAGTGAAGATGGGAGTGGCCATGCCGGTGCTCGGCGGCGAGAGAGAGTTCACCGCTTCAAGCTTGTTTGCAGTGGATTGTGCGGCGGCGAGATTTGATGGGAAAGCAAAGAGTGGTTTTGAGGAGTTTGTGGGTATGGAGTGTGGTAGTGGAATGGGTGGTCGCGGTGTTGTGTGCAAAAAGTGA
- the LOC133792683 gene encoding uncharacterized protein LOC133792683, with the protein MSPLPRFIVLKSAYSGNYLRKIPEEVSTQTELPGTFLNFTGDDMASPLAKFKVETAETDSELVHIRCCYNNKYLTRLSRNHLWIVAAAERPVEDTESFSCTMFKPVPADDFNRENHFRFVHVQTGNYACLWRAAQPYTDGVYAGYAEYDRDHCEVYKVLNWDAVFPEHVAFRRSSDGKYLSANMIGGLAYLQFTTTELTDHNVKHEIIHVDSEFVRIKSIATGLLWKRSSGSNWVLASGDPNSDPHSDPNMLFLPVQLDENGVSYRNKGNQMFCKSRSPDDKRECLIASAPDLSDIAKLELVDIPAAAP; encoded by the coding sequence ATGTCACCATTGCCAAGGTTTATCGTGCTCAAATCCGCATACAGCGGAAATTACCTGAGGAAGATCCCTGAGGAAGTGAGTACACAAACCGAGCTTCCGGGAACGTTTCTGAATTTCACCGGAGACGACATGGCTAGTCCTTTGGCGAAGTTCAAGGTGGAGACAGCCGAGACAGACTCGGAGTTGGTGCATATTCGCTGCTGTTACAACAACAAATACTTGACACGGCTAAGTCGGAATCATCTGTGGATCGTTGCAGCGGCCGAGAGACCTGTGGAAGACACTGAATCATTCTCGTGTACCATGTTCAAGCCTGTCCCAGCTGATGACTTCAATAGGGAAAATCATTTCCGGTTTGTCCATGTCCAAACCGGAAACTACGCTTGTCTGTGGAGGGCGGCGCAGCCCTACACAGACGGCGTGTACGCAGGATATGCCGAGTACGATCGCGACCATTGCGAGGTCTACAAAGTGCTCAATTGGGACGCCGTGTTTCCCGAACATGTGGCCTTCAGGCGAAGCAGCGATGGCAAATATCTCAGCGCTAACATGATCGGTGGCCTAGCGTATCTGCAGTTCACTACGACTGAGCTCACGGACCATAACGTGAAACATGAGATAATTCACGTCGACAGTGAGTTTGTCCGAATAAAATCCATAGCCACCGGACTTTTATGGAAGCGCAGCAGCGGATCCAACTGGGTCCTTGCCTCCGGCGACCCCAACAGTGACCCCCACAGTGACCCCAACATGTTGTTCCTTCCCGTTCAACTCGACGAGAACGGCGTGTCATACCGGAACAAAGGGAACCAGATGTTCTGCAAGAGTCGCTCCCCGGATGACAAGAGGGAGTGTCTCATTGCCTCTGCTCCCGACTTGTCTGATATTGCAAAGCTAGAGCTAGTGGACATCCCAGCAGCTGCTCCATGA